A genomic segment from Candidatus Hydrogenedentota bacterium encodes:
- a CDS encoding zinc metallopeptidase, which yields MPMPMFYDPTFLLIIPGLILSIWAQWKVKSTYATYSQVGTRSGLTGADVARLILRDSNIGLAANPAAARGTVVGLEAIPGELTDHYDPRDRTLRLSDAVYHGQSVAALGIAAHEVGHAIQHANAYSALMWRNAIYPISSISSTLSWPLLLGGLFLGIGPLLTLGILLFSFAVVFTLITLPVEFNASSRALKALAHGGYLTDDELHGARKVLSAAAWTYVAAAAVAILELVRLLIIARNRD from the coding sequence ATGCCAATGCCCATGTTTTACGACCCGACATTTCTGCTCATTATCCCCGGCTTGATTCTAAGCATATGGGCGCAGTGGAAAGTCAAGTCTACGTATGCGACATACTCGCAGGTAGGAACGCGTTCCGGACTTACGGGAGCCGATGTCGCTCGCCTGATTCTGCGCGACTCGAACATCGGTTTGGCTGCAAATCCCGCTGCGGCACGCGGTACGGTTGTTGGACTTGAAGCGATTCCTGGCGAACTCACGGACCACTACGATCCGCGCGATAGAACGTTGCGTCTTTCGGATGCGGTCTATCACGGACAGAGCGTTGCCGCGCTGGGTATTGCCGCGCACGAAGTTGGCCACGCGATACAGCATGCCAATGCGTATTCGGCGTTGATGTGGCGAAATGCCATCTACCCGATATCGAGCATTTCGTCGACACTCTCGTGGCCGCTGCTTCTGGGCGGTCTGTTCCTGGGAATCGGCCCGCTCCTGACTCTCGGCATTCTGTTGTTCTCGTTTGCCGTGGTGTTCACCCTGATCACGCTGCCGGTCGAGTTCAACGCGAGCAGCCGCGCATTGAAGGCGCTGGCGCACGGTGGCTACTTGACGGATGACGAGTTGCATGGCGCGCGGAAGGTCTTGTCCGCCGCTGCGTGGACCTACGTGGCCGCTGCCGCCGTCGCGATACTTGAACTGGTTCGCTTGCTTATCATCGCCCGCAATAGAGACTAA
- a CDS encoding polymer-forming cytoskeletal protein codes for MLDRSEPKKQNSLFGRPAEEQKPAVEEVSDGDDTYEALARASKRESLIGRMNQAFQDVLQTNRGQGKMRAPAEEAGDDPNVTADDLAIRRARNIKLHRMVVPEGVIIEGSLSGGSESEIAGKVDGDVTVDGQLYLAASALVSGNVRATSCRVDGLVEGRVECSEDLELGKTGRLNADCVGGKEVNVAGQVFGNVTTGGIVRLYSSAKLTGNIRARRLVIEDGAHFNGQCTMRAPAQRGDAKPQ; via the coding sequence GTGTTAGATCGATCTGAACCGAAGAAACAAAACAGTCTGTTTGGCCGTCCCGCGGAAGAACAAAAGCCAGCCGTTGAAGAAGTCTCGGATGGCGATGACACCTACGAGGCGCTCGCTAGAGCTTCCAAGCGAGAATCGCTCATCGGCCGTATGAATCAAGCCTTTCAGGACGTCCTGCAGACGAATCGTGGTCAGGGCAAGATGCGCGCTCCGGCAGAGGAAGCGGGCGACGATCCCAACGTTACCGCGGACGATCTTGCCATACGCCGCGCCCGCAACATCAAACTTCACCGGATGGTTGTACCCGAAGGCGTAATCATCGAAGGTTCGCTCTCCGGCGGCTCAGAGTCGGAAATTGCGGGCAAGGTCGACGGCGACGTCACCGTCGATGGTCAACTTTATCTTGCCGCCAGCGCCCTGGTCAGCGGCAACGTGCGCGCGACCTCGTGCCGCGTCGACGGACTCGTGGAAGGCCGCGTCGAGTGTTCGGAAGACTTGGAACTCGGCAAGACCGGCAGGTTGAACGCCGATTGCGTGGGCGGCAAAGAAGTAAACGTTGCAGGCCAAGTATTTGGAAATGTTACGACAGGTGGCATTGTCCGCCTCTACTCGTCTGCGAAGCTTACGGGCAATATTCGTGCCCGCCGACTTGTTATAGAAGATGGTGCGCATTTCAATGGGCAGTGCACGATGCGTGCGCCTGCCCAACGTGGAGATGCGAAGCCACAGTAG
- a CDS encoding AAA family ATPase, with the protein MRAIEEHAVPRVQKTAPEVLVIGGGKGGVGKTCFAVNLAVEVARKGWRVILVDADLTCSNVETVLGTRSETRLDDFFYQKGAKNIQAVVADTQYENLRVIPGTSGLIDVANPKYQQKQALIRELNSLEADLVIVDLDAGAHLGTLDFFLITDTNGVLVITPEKTSIDNAFKFIRAALYRKIERFYQSPELAVLLKRTETLRDFVESIRTSELFDEDVRKKICGEIVAIARTLTPRVVVNRARNSYEAQIAANILARMARQQLMVECENLGFLYFDKCVPEAINAGAPFVVSHPKQKISACVTDIANRLGYF; encoded by the coding sequence ATGCGAGCCATTGAGGAGCATGCAGTTCCCCGGGTGCAGAAGACGGCGCCCGAGGTTTTAGTTATAGGTGGGGGTAAAGGCGGCGTAGGGAAGACTTGCTTTGCGGTCAATCTCGCCGTCGAAGTCGCTCGAAAAGGGTGGCGGGTTATCCTCGTAGACGCCGATCTGACGTGTTCGAACGTCGAGACCGTCCTCGGTACGCGTTCCGAGACACGCCTGGACGATTTCTTTTACCAGAAGGGCGCCAAGAACATTCAGGCTGTCGTCGCCGACACGCAATATGAGAATCTGCGGGTCATTCCCGGCACGTCCGGCCTGATTGACGTAGCGAATCCCAAGTACCAGCAGAAGCAGGCGCTCATCCGTGAGTTAAATTCCCTGGAGGCCGACCTGGTCATTGTTGACCTGGATGCCGGCGCGCATCTGGGCACTTTGGACTTCTTTCTCATCACGGACACGAACGGCGTGCTTGTAATTACCCCGGAAAAGACGAGCATCGACAACGCGTTCAAGTTCATTCGCGCGGCGCTGTACCGCAAGATTGAACGTTTCTACCAGAGCCCCGAGCTTGCCGTGCTACTCAAGCGAACCGAGACGCTCCGCGATTTCGTCGAGAGCATTCGCACATCGGAACTTTTCGACGAAGACGTCAGGAAGAAGATCTGTGGTGAAATTGTTGCCATCGCCAGAACTCTGACACCCCGGGTCGTGGTCAATCGCGCGCGTAACTCGTATGAAGCGCAAATCGCCGCAAACATTCTGGCGCGTATGGCTCGTCAGCAGCTCATGGTGGAATGCGAGAACCTCGGATTCCTTTACTTCGATAAATGCGTCCCTGAAGCCATAAACGCAGGGGCGCCCTTTGTGGTGAGTCACCCGAAACAAAAGATATCGGCGTGTGTGACCGATATCGCCAACCGACTTGGATACTTCTAG
- the lipA gene encoding lipoyl synthase: MQTRFPEWIRRSWASGNDFSFTRGLVEDLSLHTVCQSARCPNMAECWQRRTATLMVLGNTCTRNCRYCSVPSGKPEPPDPEEPLRVAAAVRDMNLKHCVITSVTRDDLPDGGAQHIADTVRSIRSLCPETTIELLVPDFEGDEHAIEIVLTSQPEVFSHNIETVERLYPAVRSRRYTYRMALGVLRQGSVHRPKPIIKSAFMAGHGETKDEVRQTLCDLLEAGCEAVSIGQYLRPTPKQREVAEYVTPEVFQEFEALAIELGFQFAVAGPFVRSSYRSEELMQTRFARERMDVVTG, from the coding sequence GTGCAGACCCGATTCCCAGAATGGATCCGTCGCTCGTGGGCCTCGGGAAACGATTTTTCGTTTACCCGGGGTCTGGTGGAGGACCTCTCCCTGCATACGGTCTGCCAGAGTGCCCGCTGTCCGAACATGGCGGAGTGTTGGCAGCGCCGGACAGCCACCTTGATGGTTCTTGGGAACACCTGCACAAGGAATTGCAGGTACTGTTCCGTTCCAAGTGGAAAGCCGGAGCCACCGGACCCGGAAGAGCCTCTTCGGGTCGCTGCCGCCGTGCGGGATATGAACCTAAAGCACTGCGTGATTACCTCTGTCACCCGGGATGACTTGCCCGATGGCGGCGCGCAGCACATCGCGGATACGGTCCGGTCGATCCGAAGTCTGTGTCCCGAGACCACAATTGAGTTGCTGGTCCCGGATTTTGAAGGCGATGAGCACGCCATAGAGATCGTGTTGACGTCGCAGCCGGAAGTATTCAGCCACAACATCGAGACGGTGGAACGGCTTTATCCGGCGGTACGCAGCAGGCGATATACCTATCGTATGGCGCTTGGCGTTCTCCGCCAAGGCAGCGTGCATCGGCCGAAGCCGATCATCAAATCGGCATTCATGGCCGGACACGGCGAGACGAAAGATGAAGTTCGACAGACGCTATGCGACTTGTTGGAAGCGGGTTGCGAAGCGGTGAGTATTGGGCAGTACTTGAGGCCGACGCCGAAGCAGCGCGAGGTCGCAGAGTATGTGACTCCAGAGGTGTTCCAGGAGTTCGAAGCCCTGGCGATTGAGTTGGGATTCCAATTCGCGGTCGCGGGGCCTTTTGTTCGGAGTTCGTATCGTTCCGAGGAGTTGATGCAGACGCGCTTTGCGCGTGAGCGGATGGACGTGGTAACGGGTTAG